One region of Catenuloplanes indicus genomic DNA includes:
- a CDS encoding FAD/NAD(P)-dependent oxidoreductase, which yields MTESVPVLVVGGGPAGMAAALAARRHGARVVLVEAGDDLGGQFWRHLPAERAGAREELLHHGWRRFRRMRAALLGDDGCEVVLNGHVWSAGRRDGTPPLIHVVAGEPDGSGRPPRTFDPAALILATGAQERTLPFPGWDLPGVFTAGAAQALAKGERVAVGRRVLVAGAGPFLLPVARSLIRTGAQVVGVVEAAGRRQLATGWGARPWRLFAASAKAAELGGYVWDLAAKRIPYLTGAAVITAHGTGRVEAVTVAGLSPDWAPRPGTERRIEADAVCVSHGFVPRTELAVAAGCATGPDGAVTVDAGQRTSVAGVFTAGELTGIGGVDLALAEGEIAGAVAAGGRPAGRALRARRVFREFAGRLAAAHRIGAGWQAWLDDTTTVCRCEDVTAGDLRRAARLTEARGLRSLKLTTRAGLGICQGRTCGRAVEDILTAAGPGLLDTGRTARRPIAVPIRLAELAATIVPEASGEADGGSPAEAGAPAPETAASVPRAASVPRTGTAAAGTGRDGHTPSDPHDSVAGNVRRGPQEGRS from the coding sequence GTGACGGAGAGCGTGCCGGTGCTGGTCGTCGGCGGCGGGCCGGCCGGGATGGCGGCGGCGCTGGCCGCGCGGCGGCACGGTGCCCGCGTGGTGCTGGTCGAGGCCGGCGACGACCTCGGCGGGCAGTTCTGGCGGCACCTGCCGGCCGAGCGTGCCGGCGCGCGCGAGGAGCTGCTGCATCACGGCTGGCGGCGGTTCCGGCGGATGCGGGCGGCGCTGCTGGGCGACGACGGCTGCGAGGTCGTGCTGAACGGGCACGTCTGGTCGGCCGGCCGGCGGGACGGCACGCCGCCGCTGATCCACGTGGTGGCCGGCGAGCCGGACGGGAGCGGGCGCCCGCCGCGCACGTTCGACCCGGCCGCGCTGATCCTCGCGACCGGCGCGCAGGAGCGCACGCTGCCGTTCCCCGGCTGGGACCTGCCCGGTGTCTTCACCGCCGGTGCCGCGCAGGCACTGGCCAAGGGCGAGCGGGTCGCGGTCGGCCGCCGGGTGCTGGTCGCCGGCGCCGGGCCGTTCCTGCTGCCGGTGGCGCGGAGCCTGATCCGTACCGGTGCGCAGGTCGTGGGTGTGGTCGAGGCCGCCGGACGGCGGCAGCTGGCCACGGGCTGGGGTGCGAGGCCCTGGCGGCTGTTCGCCGCGAGCGCTAAGGCCGCAGAGCTCGGCGGATACGTGTGGGACCTGGCCGCGAAGCGGATTCCCTATCTGACCGGTGCGGCCGTGATCACCGCGCACGGCACCGGCCGGGTCGAGGCCGTCACCGTCGCCGGCCTCAGCCCGGACTGGGCGCCGCGGCCCGGCACCGAACGCCGGATCGAGGCCGACGCGGTCTGCGTCAGCCACGGCTTCGTGCCGCGCACCGAGCTGGCGGTGGCCGCGGGCTGCGCCACCGGCCCGGACGGCGCGGTGACCGTCGACGCCGGCCAGCGCACGTCCGTGGCCGGCGTGTTCACCGCGGGCGAGCTGACCGGCATCGGCGGCGTCGACCTGGCGCTGGCCGAGGGCGAGATCGCCGGTGCGGTCGCCGCTGGTGGCCGTCCGGCCGGGCGTGCGCTCCGGGCCCGCCGGGTGTTCCGCGAGTTCGCCGGACGGCTGGCCGCCGCGCACCGGATCGGTGCCGGCTGGCAGGCGTGGCTGGACGACACGACCACGGTCTGCCGCTGCGAGGACGTGACCGCCGGTGACCTGCGCCGCGCCGCGCGGCTGACCGAGGCGCGCGGCCTGCGTTCGCTCAAGCTCACCACCCGCGCCGGCCTCGGCATCTGCCAGGGCCGCACCTGCGGCCGCGCGGTCGAGGACATCCTCACCGCCGCCGGCCCGGGCTTGCTCGACACCGGGCGCACCGCACGGCGGCCGATCGCCGTCCCGATCCGCCTGGCCGAACTCGCCGCCACCATCGTGCCCGAGGCGTCCGGCGAGGCGGACGGCGGATCGCCGGCTGAAGCGGGCGCTCCGGCCCCGGAAACCGCCGCTTCGGTGCCGAGAGCCGCTTCGGTGCCGCGAACCGGGACGGCCGCGGCCGGCACCGGCCGGGACGGACACACCCCGAGCGATCCGCACGACAGCGTTGCCGGGAATGTCCGCAGGGGACCACAGGAGGGCCGTTCATGA
- a CDS encoding dihydrodipicolinate synthase family protein — protein MSSAPIDLRGVIVATALPFKENASAPAGLEVDYDRFAEHCDWLIGNGCRGVGPNGSLGEYSALTDAERRKVVQVAVEAVAGRGVVVAGVHGPGWHQAKHWAELAAEDGADGVLALPPTMYRASDAQVVEHFSKIDEVGLPIMIYNNPVDTKVDLVPRLVAEIAQLPHVSAIKEFSGDVRRLFEIRELCDIDVVAGADDVLFELMVDGAAGWFAGFPNAFPAESVEIYDLMIAGKVAEARELYKQLVAVFRWDSRTEFVQAIKLSMEMVGRYGGPCRPPRGALTPQHDAQVRADMHRAIKGLEEYRGR, from the coding sequence ATGAGTTCCGCACCGATCGATCTGCGCGGGGTCATCGTCGCGACCGCGTTGCCGTTCAAGGAGAACGCGTCGGCGCCGGCGGGGCTGGAGGTGGATTATGACCGCTTCGCGGAGCACTGTGACTGGCTGATCGGCAACGGGTGCCGGGGCGTCGGGCCGAACGGGTCGCTGGGGGAGTACTCCGCGCTGACCGACGCGGAGCGGCGCAAGGTGGTGCAGGTCGCGGTGGAGGCCGTGGCGGGGCGCGGCGTGGTGGTGGCCGGGGTGCACGGGCCGGGCTGGCATCAGGCGAAGCACTGGGCGGAGCTGGCGGCAGAGGACGGCGCGGATGGCGTGCTGGCGCTGCCGCCGACCATGTACCGGGCCAGTGACGCGCAGGTCGTCGAGCACTTCAGTAAGATCGACGAGGTCGGCCTGCCGATCATGATCTACAACAACCCGGTCGACACCAAGGTGGACCTGGTACCGCGCCTGGTCGCGGAGATCGCCCAGCTGCCGCACGTCTCCGCGATCAAGGAGTTCAGCGGTGACGTGCGCCGGCTCTTCGAGATCCGGGAACTCTGCGACATCGACGTGGTCGCGGGCGCGGACGACGTGCTGTTCGAGCTGATGGTGGACGGTGCGGCCGGCTGGTTCGCCGGCTTCCCGAACGCGTTCCCGGCCGAGTCCGTGGAGATCTACGACCTGATGATCGCCGGTAAGGTCGCCGAGGCGCGCGAGCTCTACAAGCAGCTGGTCGCGGTGTTCCGCTGGGACTCGCGCACCGAGTTCGTCCAGGCGATCAAGCTGAGCATGGAGATGGTCGGCCGGTACGGCGGCCCGTGCCGCCCGCCGCGCGGTGCGCTCACCCCGCAGCACGACGCCCAGGTTCGCGCGGACATGCACCGCGCGATCAAGGGCCTCGAAGAATATCGAGGAAGGTAG
- a CDS encoding proline racemase family protein produces MRAARMFSAVDSHTEGMPTRVITGGMGVIPGATMNERRLHFIAHLDHIRRLLVNEPRGHAAMSGAILQPPTRPDADFGVLYIEVSGCLPMCGHGTIGVATVLVETGMVEVAEPVTTIRLDTPAGLVVAQVAVQDGRARHVTLENVPAYCERLDETIAVPALGKEITYSLAFGGNFYAMVDLEQIGQPFDRAHKQEILTAGLAIMDAINTRVPPKHPTIDGVDHCHHVEFIAPGSDATLSRHAMAIHPGWFDRSPCGTGTSARMAELHARGELPLHRDFVNESFIGSRFTGRLIGETDVGGRRAVLPTITGRAWITGFGQYVLDPADPYPEGFEF; encoded by the coding sequence ATGAGAGCCGCGCGGATGTTCTCCGCGGTCGACTCGCACACCGAGGGCATGCCGACCCGGGTGATCACCGGCGGCATGGGCGTGATCCCGGGCGCGACCATGAACGAGCGCCGCCTGCACTTCATCGCGCACCTCGACCACATCCGCCGGCTGCTGGTGAACGAGCCACGCGGGCACGCGGCGATGAGCGGCGCGATCCTGCAGCCACCGACCCGGCCGGACGCGGACTTCGGCGTGCTCTACATCGAGGTCTCCGGCTGCCTGCCGATGTGTGGGCACGGCACGATCGGCGTCGCCACCGTGCTGGTCGAGACCGGCATGGTCGAGGTGGCCGAGCCGGTCACCACGATCCGGCTGGACACCCCGGCCGGGCTCGTGGTGGCGCAGGTCGCGGTGCAGGACGGCCGGGCGCGGCACGTCACGCTGGAGAACGTGCCGGCCTACTGCGAGCGGCTGGACGAGACGATCGCGGTGCCCGCGCTCGGCAAGGAGATCACGTACAGCCTCGCGTTCGGCGGCAACTTCTATGCCATGGTCGACCTGGAGCAGATCGGCCAGCCGTTCGACCGTGCGCACAAGCAGGAGATCCTGACCGCCGGCCTGGCGATCATGGACGCGATCAACACGCGGGTGCCGCCGAAGCACCCGACGATCGACGGCGTCGACCACTGCCACCACGTGGAGTTCATCGCGCCCGGCTCGGACGCCACGCTGTCCCGGCACGCGATGGCGATCCACCCGGGCTGGTTCGACCGGTCGCCGTGCGGCACCGGCACCTCGGCCCGGATGGCGGAGCTGCACGCGCGCGGCGAACTGCCGCTGCACCGCGACTTCGTCAACGAGTCGTTCATCGGCAGCCGGTTCACCGGCAGACTGATCGGGGAAACCGACGTCGGCGGCCGCAGAGCGGTGCTGCCGACGATCACCGGGCGGGCCTGGATCACCGGCTTCGGCCAGTACGTGCTGGACCCGGCGGACCCGTACCCCGAGGGATTCGAGTTCTGA
- a CDS encoding aldehyde dehydrogenase (NADP(+)) — MTDVEPLLAAADAARPAMRKASAATRADWLDAVADALDEARDELVPLAREETHLPEARLTGELGRTTFQARLFAEGLRTGELTPVRVDPEDPGWGMGPRPELRRTVVPIGPVLVFAAGNFPFAFSVFGGDTVSALAAGCPVVLKAHPGHPRLSRRTAGVVVDALRAAGAPDGAFGLIEGVEESITVLRDPRIRAAGFTGSTAGGRALFDIAASRPDPIPFYGELGSVNPVVVTPAGWAERGTAIAGEWVGSLTLGAGQFCTNPGVILVPDADAFVAAVEPPVPGRMLSESMERNLAARVDEVAALPAVHRAAQSEPNDQGVRTTVLAVSAPEVMADPRALDVEMFGPAGLVVGYSSQDELDAVLRLVPGQLTGTIQAHSTDDDPVARHVAGALEDRAGRIVYNAWPTGVTVSGAQHHGGPWPSTTAPTSTSVGLAAISRWQRPVTYQGAPASVLPPELR; from the coding sequence GTGACTGACGTGGAGCCACTGCTCGCGGCGGCCGACGCGGCCCGGCCGGCGATGCGGAAGGCGAGCGCCGCCACCCGGGCGGACTGGCTGGACGCGGTCGCGGACGCGCTCGACGAGGCGCGGGACGAGCTGGTCCCGCTCGCGCGGGAGGAGACGCACCTGCCGGAGGCGCGGCTGACCGGCGAGCTGGGCCGGACCACGTTCCAGGCCCGGTTGTTCGCCGAGGGGCTCCGCACCGGTGAGCTGACGCCGGTCCGGGTCGATCCGGAGGATCCCGGCTGGGGCATGGGACCGCGCCCGGAGCTGCGCCGCACGGTGGTGCCGATCGGGCCGGTACTGGTGTTCGCGGCCGGCAACTTCCCGTTCGCCTTCAGCGTGTTCGGCGGCGACACCGTGTCCGCGCTGGCCGCGGGCTGCCCGGTGGTGCTCAAGGCGCATCCCGGGCATCCGCGCCTGTCCCGCCGTACCGCCGGGGTGGTGGTGGACGCACTTCGCGCCGCAGGCGCGCCGGACGGCGCGTTCGGGCTGATCGAGGGCGTCGAGGAGTCGATCACCGTGTTGCGCGATCCACGGATCCGGGCGGCCGGGTTCACCGGGTCGACGGCCGGGGGGCGCGCGCTGTTCGACATCGCGGCGTCCCGTCCGGACCCGATCCCGTTCTACGGCGAGCTGGGCAGCGTCAACCCGGTCGTGGTCACGCCGGCCGGCTGGGCCGAGCGCGGCACCGCGATCGCGGGGGAGTGGGTGGGCTCGCTGACGCTCGGCGCCGGCCAGTTCTGCACGAACCCGGGTGTGATCCTGGTGCCGGACGCGGACGCGTTCGTCGCCGCGGTCGAGCCGCCGGTGCCCGGGCGCATGCTCTCGGAGTCGATGGAGCGCAACCTCGCGGCGCGGGTCGACGAGGTCGCCGCGCTTCCCGCGGTGCACCGGGCCGCCCAGAGCGAACCCAACGACCAGGGGGTACGGACGACCGTGCTGGCCGTCTCGGCGCCCGAGGTGATGGCCGACCCGCGCGCGCTGGACGTCGAGATGTTCGGCCCGGCCGGCCTGGTGGTCGGCTACTCCTCGCAGGACGAGCTGGACGCGGTGCTGCGGCTGGTCCCCGGGCAGCTCACCGGCACGATCCAGGCGCACAGCACGGACGACGACCCGGTGGCGCGGCACGTGGCCGGCGCGCTGGAGGACCGGGCCGGGCGAATCGTCTACAACGCGTGGCCGACCGGCGTGACCGTCTCCGGCGCGCAGCACCACGGCGGTCCGTGGCCGTCCACCACGGCGCCGACCAGCACGTCGGTCGGGCTCGCCGCGATCAGCCGGTGGCAGCGCCCGGTCACCTACCAGGGCGCTCCGGCGTCGGTGCTGCCCCCGGAGCTGCGATAG